In the Nitrospirota bacterium genome, one interval contains:
- a CDS encoding DUF309 domain-containing protein, which yields MPGRAPHPRRDPRGHSYGLPEPKPTPFPADKWHTSEDYLYGIDLYNFAYWWECHEVFEGLWHAVGHDTAQGNFFQALIQVAAANLKSFLGNSAAARNLLRSGIIRLQKVPPSYLGIDVPRLTEALQAHLISAHPHAPLIALG from the coding sequence GTGCCCGGAAGGGCCCCACATCCACGCCGTGATCCACGCGGACATTCCTATGGACTGCCGGAGCCGAAACCAACGCCATTCCCCGCCGACAAATGGCACACTTCTGAAGACTATCTCTATGGAATTGATCTCTACAATTTCGCCTATTGGTGGGAATGTCACGAGGTCTTCGAGGGGCTGTGGCACGCCGTGGGGCACGATACCGCGCAAGGAAACTTCTTCCAAGCCCTCATCCAAGTCGCCGCCGCAAATCTCAAATCTTTTCTCGGTAACTCCGCGGCAGCACGTAACCTTCTTCGCAGTGGGATCATTCGATTGCAGAAGGTTCCTCCTTCGTATCTAGGCATCGACGTGCCTCGCCTCACAGAAGCGTTACAGGCGCACTTGATCAGCGCCCACCCACACGCTCCACTCATCGCCTTAGGCTAA
- the queF gene encoding NADPH-dependent 7-cyano-7-deazaguanine reductase QueF: MPATRLGYNERHAKSGITAPLPDIETFPNQYKGYEITIEIPEYTAICPKTGLPDFGTIALHYMPDKACLELKSLKIYVHAYRNVGIFYENSVNRILHDIVKACRPVWAKVTGTFTARGGLSSKIEAKYP, from the coding sequence CTGCCGGCGACAAGGCTAGGCTATAATGAGCGGCATGCTAAGAGCGGCATCACTGCTCCTCTTCCGGACATTGAAACATTCCCGAACCAATACAAGGGCTACGAAATCACCATCGAAATCCCGGAATATACAGCGATCTGCCCAAAGACCGGCTTGCCGGATTTCGGAACCATCGCCCTGCACTATATGCCGGACAAAGCCTGTCTCGAGCTGAAATCCCTCAAGATATACGTCCACGCCTACCGGAACGTTGGCATTTTTTACGAGAACTCCGTGAACCGCATCCTCCACGATATTGTCAAAGCCTGCCGGCCTGTCTGGGCGAAAGTCACCGGCACCTTTACCGCACGCGGCGGGCTGTCGAGCAAGATCGAAGCGAAGTATCCATAA
- the folD gene encoding bifunctional methylenetetrahydrofolate dehydrogenase/methenyltetrahydrofolate cyclohydrolase FolD — protein sequence MAARLIDGKALALQVREGLIAESAAVLAKTGVKPGLATILVGDDPASHLYVKSKQKACDAAGIYIDDHKLPASTTQAELLALIAKENADPKIHGILVQLPLPKHIDSKVVLEAVSPDKDADGFHPYNFGRLVEGHPVFEACTPKGVIKMIESTGVSIEGKRAVVLGRSNIVGKPLALMLLQRNATVTICHSKTKDLPAVCREAELLLVAIGKARFVTADMVREGAVVIDVGTNKTPEGKLCGDVDFEPVSQKAGWISPVPGGVGPMTIAMLLDNTVESAKRMAGML from the coding sequence GTGGCAGCACGATTGATCGACGGCAAAGCGTTGGCATTGCAAGTTCGGGAGGGGCTCATAGCCGAATCGGCGGCAGTCTTGGCTAAGACCGGGGTGAAACCTGGCCTGGCGACGATTCTGGTGGGCGACGATCCCGCTTCGCATCTCTATGTGAAGAGCAAACAGAAAGCCTGTGATGCGGCGGGCATCTATATCGATGATCACAAATTGCCGGCGAGTACGACTCAAGCAGAGCTGTTGGCCTTGATCGCAAAAGAGAATGCTGATCCCAAGATCCATGGGATTTTGGTCCAGTTGCCGCTCCCGAAACATATCGACAGCAAAGTTGTGCTTGAAGCTGTGTCGCCTGACAAGGACGCAGACGGGTTTCATCCGTACAATTTCGGTCGACTTGTTGAGGGGCATCCCGTGTTTGAAGCCTGCACACCGAAGGGCGTTATCAAGATGATCGAATCCACCGGTGTGAGTATCGAAGGGAAACGCGCTGTCGTATTGGGTCGGAGCAATATTGTCGGCAAGCCCTTGGCGCTCATGTTGCTCCAGCGCAACGCCACAGTGACGATTTGTCACTCCAAGACCAAAGACTTGCCCGCGGTTTGTCGCGAAGCCGAATTGTTGCTGGTGGCGATTGGGAAAGCCAGGTTTGTCACGGCCGACATGGTGAGAGAAGGGGCAGTCGTCATAGATGTGGGAACGAACAAAACCCCTGAGGGTAAATTGTGTGGCGATGTCGATTTTGAGCCGGTCAGTCAGAAAGCGGGCTGGATCAGTCCTGTGCCGGGTGGTGTGGGGCCGATGACGATCGCGATGTTGCTGGACAATACGGTGGAGTCTGCGAAGAGAATGGCGGGAATGCTGTAG
- a CDS encoding methylenetetrahydrofolate reductase: MSREPRRLREVLDRGQFAVTIEYNPPKGTNISGVLENAKQLVGRVHGVNVTDNTAAVVRAGSLSVCRLLYELGHDPVMQMTCRDRNRIAMQSDLMGASMLGIRNILCLTGDYPTVGDHKEAKPVYDLDSVQVMQLVQGLNNGKDFVGNKLDGATQFTIGAAVTPEADPLGPMLAKFEVKVKAGAQFFQTQAIYHPEQFASFMQVVRPFKVKVLAGILVLRNARMAEFMNANIPGVSVPQEMIDELRAAGPERAEDVGVDIAVRTIKAVKPFCDGVHIMAIKATHRLADIIAKAEVGS; this comes from the coding sequence ATGAGCCGGGAGCCGAGGCGATTACGAGAGGTGCTTGATCGGGGACAGTTTGCTGTCACGATTGAGTACAATCCCCCCAAAGGCACGAATATCTCAGGCGTATTGGAAAACGCCAAACAGCTGGTGGGACGCGTGCATGGGGTCAACGTGACGGACAATACGGCTGCTGTGGTGCGGGCCGGGTCTCTCTCTGTGTGCCGACTCCTCTATGAACTCGGCCATGATCCTGTGATGCAAATGACCTGTCGTGACCGGAACCGGATTGCGATGCAATCGGACCTGATGGGGGCCTCCATGCTCGGTATCCGCAATATACTCTGTCTCACTGGAGACTATCCGACGGTTGGGGACCATAAAGAGGCAAAACCGGTTTATGATCTGGATTCAGTTCAAGTCATGCAGCTCGTGCAAGGACTCAACAACGGGAAGGATTTTGTAGGAAACAAGTTAGATGGCGCCACGCAGTTTACCATCGGGGCTGCTGTGACTCCGGAAGCAGATCCGCTCGGCCCGATGCTCGCCAAGTTCGAAGTGAAGGTAAAAGCCGGCGCTCAGTTTTTCCAGACACAGGCGATTTACCACCCGGAGCAGTTTGCCTCCTTTATGCAGGTGGTGCGGCCCTTCAAGGTCAAGGTACTGGCGGGAATTCTCGTCCTCCGGAACGCCAGGATGGCGGAGTTCATGAATGCCAATATTCCTGGTGTGTCAGTTCCCCAGGAGATGATCGACGAGCTCAGGGCTGCAGGCCCCGAGCGTGCGGAGGATGTGGGAGTGGACATCGCGGTGCGGACCATCAAGGCGGTGAAACCTTTTTGCGACGGGGTCCACATCATGGCGATCAAGGCCACACACAGGCTGGCTGACATTATCGCCAAGGCGGAAGTGGGTTCATGA
- a CDS encoding methylenetetrahydrofolate reductase C-terminal domain-containing protein, whose product MPTHVIIPGEDESAQQTGGVHKRPPIPDNSLKAECPKFMSHGPCGGVRKGGFCEVYPEMVCPWVTLYIQLEKIGRVEWMKQV is encoded by the coding sequence ATGCCGACACACGTCATCATCCCAGGGGAAGACGAAAGCGCCCAACAGACCGGTGGGGTCCATAAGCGCCCCCCGATACCTGACAACTCGCTCAAAGCCGAGTGCCCGAAATTCATGAGTCATGGCCCTTGCGGAGGTGTGCGAAAAGGGGGCTTTTGTGAGGTGTATCCTGAGATGGTGTGTCCTTGGGTCACCCTCTACATTCAATTAGAGAAAATTGGCCGAGTGGAATGGATGAAACAAGTCTAA
- the panB gene encoding 3-methyl-2-oxobutanoate hydroxymethyltransferase, whose translation MTIPEFQRHKREKKKLIVVTAYDALFARILEQAGIETILVGDSLGVVVQGKANTISVTMEDMLYHTKLVAGAALQALVIGDMPFMSYQASREEAVRNAGRFLQVGAHAVKLEGGAAVADQVAAMTSIGIPVMGHLGMTPQSVHRYGGYKVQGRDSDHAQALLNDAKVLEAAGAFALVLEAIPAELAKIVTEQVAIPTIGIGAGPHCDGQVLVLYDLLGLFDDFVPKFVKPYAHLKADALQALRRYKEEVEQGKFPSDSESYH comes from the coding sequence ATGACGATTCCAGAATTTCAACGACACAAGCGTGAGAAGAAGAAGCTCATCGTCGTCACAGCCTACGATGCATTGTTCGCGCGCATTCTCGAACAGGCCGGTATTGAGACGATCCTGGTCGGTGATTCACTGGGAGTCGTCGTGCAGGGGAAGGCCAATACGATCTCGGTGACGATGGAGGACATGCTGTATCACACCAAACTTGTGGCAGGAGCTGCCCTGCAAGCACTCGTCATCGGTGATATGCCGTTTATGTCCTATCAAGCCAGTCGGGAAGAGGCGGTCCGCAATGCGGGACGGTTTCTGCAAGTCGGGGCTCACGCGGTCAAGTTGGAAGGCGGCGCGGCTGTAGCCGATCAGGTGGCTGCAATGACGAGTATCGGCATTCCCGTCATGGGGCACCTCGGCATGACTCCCCAATCTGTGCACCGATATGGCGGCTACAAAGTGCAAGGGAGAGACTCGGACCATGCGCAGGCATTGCTGAATGATGCCAAGGTTCTTGAAGCAGCCGGCGCGTTTGCTCTTGTGCTCGAAGCGATCCCTGCCGAGCTGGCTAAGATTGTTACAGAACAGGTGGCTATTCCTACCATTGGAATCGGCGCCGGGCCGCATTGTGATGGCCAGGTTCTTGTGCTCTATGATCTTCTTGGATTATTCGATGATTTCGTGCCAAAGTTTGTGAAGCCCTATGCCCACCTGAAGGCGGATGCGCTCCAAGCCCTTCGACGCTACAAGGAAGAAGTCGAGCAGGGGAAGTTTCCCAGCGACTCCGAGTCCTACCACTAG
- a CDS encoding symmetrical bis(5'-nucleosyl)-tetraphosphatase, with translation MATYAIGDVQGCSDALQRLIQHIRFDPSVDRLWFVGDLVNRGPDSLNVLRYIKNLRDRAVVVLGNHDLFLLAVAEGIVTVRPEDTLQGILAAPDRDELLAWVRQQRLLYREGPFVLVHAGLLPQWTIDESEKLAREVEAGLRGPAYRDILRALYPSKHLQWSSSLNGPTRLATIVKVMTRLRACSPDGRMESSFNGPPDLIPSGYFPWFKIEDRKHRDTTIICGHWAALGLHCEEHLLTIDSGCVWGRQLTAIRLEDRTVFQVDCNNVGCRGD, from the coding sequence ATGGCCACCTACGCAATCGGCGATGTGCAAGGATGTTCCGATGCCTTGCAACGCCTCATCCAACATATTCGATTTGACCCTTCCGTAGATCGTCTTTGGTTCGTCGGAGATCTCGTCAACCGGGGTCCGGATTCACTGAACGTCCTCCGCTACATCAAGAATCTTCGAGATCGAGCTGTTGTCGTATTGGGTAACCACGACCTTTTCCTTCTTGCCGTGGCCGAGGGTATTGTCACGGTGCGTCCGGAAGACACGCTACAAGGAATACTGGCCGCGCCAGATCGCGACGAGCTCCTGGCGTGGGTACGGCAACAGCGGCTCTTGTATCGCGAGGGTCCTTTTGTCCTTGTCCACGCAGGTTTGCTCCCTCAGTGGACCATCGATGAGTCAGAGAAGCTGGCGCGTGAAGTTGAAGCTGGCTTGCGAGGTCCTGCGTATCGAGACATCCTTCGCGCGTTGTACCCCAGTAAACATCTCCAATGGTCTTCAAGCCTGAATGGTCCCACTCGGCTCGCGACCATCGTCAAAGTCATGACAAGACTCCGAGCCTGTTCACCCGATGGTCGGATGGAATCGTCATTTAATGGACCTCCGGACCTGATCCCCTCTGGATACTTCCCTTGGTTCAAGATTGAGGATCGAAAACATCGCGATACAACGATCATCTGCGGACATTGGGCCGCACTAGGGCTTCATTGTGAAGAGCATCTCCTCACGATCGACAGCGGCTGTGTATGGGGACGACAGCTCACGGCCATACGACTGGAAGACCGGACGGTATTTCAAGTCGACTGCAACAACGTCGGGTGTCGTGGTGACTGA